The Bdellovibrio bacteriovorus DNA segment TTGAAGCCAGCAGTTTGCCTGCGGACGCGCAAGTCACCCACACCAACTTAAATGATGGCACTGTGGCAGGTTTTTATAGTGAAAAGAACAAGTATTTAGGAATACAATATCACCCTGAAAGTTGCCCAGGACCGCATGAAGCTTCCGGGCTGTTTAGTTTCTTTATTGAGCGGATGATATGAACGAATACGAAAAACTGATTGAAAAAATTCTGAATCACTTTGTCAGCGACTCTTTCAAAGATGAATTAGTCATGGCTAAAAAAGAGTTCTTCGATAACGCCGGAACTCTAGATGAAAACTCAGAGCACTACGAATCCCGTATGGCTCAGTTTTATGATTGGTATTTTTTCACTCGCGAGCTGAAAGGTTTCGGACAGACTCCTTTGGATGCTTGTTTGCTGGTGCGCGAGCTGCGCTTTTCTGACGAAGAACTAAAAACTTTGGAAGTTCTTAAGCAGCACCGTCATTCTATTTTTGAGTTTATCAAAATCAAAAACGGCGACGTTTATATCAAAGATCTATTGGCGAATAAAAAGCTGATCGTGAAGCAGTCGTCTTATGTTTTTGGTTTTGATCCCGACGAGCTTTTTGAAGTGCGTTTGATTCCTCACGGGGATTCTTATGTTTTCACACGCGGTTTCTGCTTCCATCCAGAAAGTGCGAAGAAGTTTATCTTGAGCGAAGTGAAACGCCATCGCAAGGATCCGGATTTGGATCCTGATATGTTGATGCTTCGCTTGATTAAAATGCGTTATAAATTTGAACAGTACAAACATGTAAGGCCTGAAATGATTTACTCCAATGAGGGGAAATTAGGCATTTAAAAGGGGGAAAGAGTGTCGCGTAAGTCCAGCCTAAAACGGGTATTAATTATTGGATCTGGACCCATCGTAATTGGACAAGCCTGTGAGTTTGATTACTCCGGCACTCAAGCCTGTAAGGCTCTGATGAAAGAAGGATTGGAAGTTATTCTTGTAAACTCCAATCCGGCGACCATCATGACAGACCCCGAAATCGCTACTCGCGTGTACGTTGAACCTCTGAAGGTCGACTATCTAGAAAAAATCATCGAAAAAGAAAAGCCAGATGCCGTCATTCCCACACTGGGAGGACAAACGGCTTTGAACTTAGCGCTGGATCTTCACGCTAAAGGCATTCTGCAAAAACACAAAGTGCAATTGTTAGGCGCGACTCCCGAAGTGATCAAAGCCGGAGAAGACCGCGAAATCTTCCGCGGCCTTCTAGATAAAATCGGCGCACGCTATCCGAAAAGTCACTTGGTTCGCACATTCGAGCATGGAATGCAAATCGCCGAAGATCTTGGTTACCCGATGATCCTTCGTCCGAATTACACTTTGGGCGGTGGCGGAGGTGGGATTGCTTACTCTCCTGAAGAATATAAAAAGATGTTAGTGACAGCTCTTCACGAAAGCCCGACGTCGGAAGTTTTGGTTGAAGAAAGCATCTTGGGTTGGAAAGAGTTTGAACTTGAAGTGATGCGCGATCACAAAGGAACCTTCGTTGTTGTTTGTAGCATCGAAAACTTGGATCCGTGCGGCGTGCACACCGGCGACAGTATTACGGTCGCTCCTCAACAAACATTGAGCGATCGTGAATACCAACACATGCGTGATGAAGCTTGCAAAATCATCAACGAAGTCGGCATTCAAACGGGTGGGGCCAACATTCAATTTGCGGTTCATCCAACCACGCGTGAACGCGTCGTGATTGAGATGAATCCGCGAGTCAGTCGCTCTTCTGCGCTTGCAAGTAAAGCCACTGGATTTCCTATCGCAAAGATCGCAGCCTTGCTCGCCATCGGTTACAGTCTTGATGAACTTCAGAATGACATCACAAAAGTAACGCCTTCTTGTTACGAGCCGGCACTTGATTACGTTGTCACTAAGATCCCTCGTTTTGCATTTGAAAAATTCCCAGGTTCGAAAGACTCTTTGACGACCCAGATGAAAAGCGTCGGTGAAGTCATGGGGATCGGTAGAACTTTGCAAGAATCCCTGATGAAAGCTTTAGCGAGTTTAGAAAAAAATCCGCAAGGCATTCCCGAAGTGGCTTTGGAAATCGGAAAAGTCTCTTACCCCAACAGCCAGCGTATTTACCATCTTTTCCAGGCCTTCCGTGACGGAAAAACTGTGGCCGAGATCGAAGATCTAACGCGTATTAATCCCTACTTCCTAGAGCAGATTGATGCGTTGATTAAGTTTGAAGCAAAAATTAAAAAAGACTTCAACGAAGGCAATGCAGATCTCTTATTAGCCGCAAAAAGAAAAGGTTTTACAGACGCTCGAATCGCGGCTTTGACTGGTAAAAAAGAAACCGACGTTCGCGCTCTTCGTGAAAAGCACGGCGTTTTACCGAAATACCAACAAGTCGACACTTGTGCCGGCGAGTTTGAATCCACAACTCCTTATTTCTATTCTTCTTATTGGCCTTCTGTATCCGCAAAAGTAGATGCTCCGAATGCCGTCGTTGTTATTGGCAGCGGTCCGAATCGCATTGGACAAGGAATCGAATTCGACTATAGCTGCGTGCGGGGAGTGAAAGCGTTCCAAAAAGCGGGCAGCAAAGTCGTGATGGTTAACTCCAACCCAGAAACTGTGTCTACCGACTACGACACTTCGGACGTTCTTTTCTTTGAACCGCTAACGGCAGAAAGTCTTTCAGAAATTATGCGCTTTATGAAACCGATGGGATTTGTGGCTCAATTAGGCGGACAAACTCCCATCAACGTGGCTCCAGAATTAGTCAAAGCGGGATTCAAGCTTTTAGGTTCGTCACTGGAAACTATCGATCTTGCTGAAGATCGCGGATTATTCTCTAAAATCTGCCGCGAGTTGAACTTTGAGATTCCCAATTCTGCCATGGCCGGATCGGTTGTCGAAGCACTTCAACATGAGGAAGCTGTCGGTTATCCTATGATTTGTCGTCCCAGCTATGTTTTGGGCGGTCGTCGTATGGAAGTAATTGAAAGTCGTGACGAGCTTCTTTCTTACTTCCAAAGACACAAAGATTATATCTCTGCTGACAAACCTTGTTTGATGGATCAGTTTCTTGCCGGAGCTCTTGAAGTCGACGTGGATTTAGTTCGCGGTCAAGATTGGACTGTCGTCGGCGGAGTGGTTGAACATATCGAAGCCGCCGGAGTTCACTCTGGTGACTCGATGGGCGTTTTACCTCCTCATCGCTTAAAACCTGAAACTTGTGAACGCATTGAAGATCTAAGCAAACGCTTAGCTGATCGTATCGGGGTTATTGGTCATTTGAACTTACAATTGGCCGTGAAAAACGATGTGGTCTTCATGCTCGAAGCCAATCCGCGCAGCTCTCGATCTGTCCCTTTCGTGGCAAAAGCTACAAGCATCCCACTGATTGATTTGGGTGTGGCGGCGATGCTAGGTAAAAAGAAGAAAGATTTAAAACTCGATAATTTGAAGTGGAGAAACACGCAAACCGTATCGGTTAAAGGTGTGGTGTTCCCATTCAAAAAATTCCCAGAGGCTGATTCCTTGTTGGGTCCAGAAATGAAATCCACGGGTGAATCTATGGGCCGCGGAAAAAATTATTCTGAAGCTCTGTCCAAGGCTTTCCTTTCAAGTAACATAAGACTTCCAAAGATGGGTCAGGTCTTTTTCTCTCTTCGTGATAAAGACAAAGAGGGAATGCTTTCTTTAGCAAAAGAACTACAAAGAATGGGTTACGGCGTTTCTGCAACGACGGGAACGGCAACCTTCTTCAACGATCACGGTGTGAACTGTCTGTCGTTAAGAAAAGTCGATGAAGGCCGTCCTCACTGCGTGGATAAAATCCGCTCGGGTGAAGTGGCATTCGTGATCAATACGACGTCGGGTCGACGCGCGATCGAAGCCAGCTTCGACATTCGTCGAGCTTGCACGGATTACAATATCCCTTGTCTAACGGAAAGTGATGCCGCTGAAGCCTTCGTTCTTGCTTTGAAAAATGAAAGAAATGAGTCATCATCTGTCGAGGCCCTGACCCCGATGGAGGAATTTTGAAAAGACTTATTCTAGGACTTTGTACGCTGTTGGTTTTTTCAACTGTTCAAGCTGCAGAAACTAATGGTGCGGAAGCCAATCCACCTGCGATCACCATCGGTGTGATTCCAGGTGGAAATCCAGAAATTCTCAGAGAACAAAGTTTGGCTCTTGCCAAAGAGCTGCAATCCAAGCTCAGCATTCCCGTAAATATCTATGTTTCAAAAAATTACGAAGGTTTGATCGAGGCCATGAAGACGAAGAAAGTGGACTTCGCCTTTTTCTCTTCGATGACGTACGTAGTTGCGGAACAACAAGCCCAAGCCAAAGTTCTGCTTAAAAAAGTATGGCACAATCCCTATTATTTTTCGGCCATTATTACGCCTGAAAAATCGGGGATTAAGAAACTCAAAGACCTTAAAGGGAAACGCATCGCTTTTGTGGATGATAAATCTTCTTCAGGCTACCTTTATCCACGAGTGGCGCTAAGAAAAGCGGGTCTTAAAGACAAAGATTTTAAGGAAGTTGCATTCACAGGAAATCATCAAGCCTCCATTCAATTCTTGGAAGCCAAAAAAGTCGAAGCCGCGGCTGTCTTCAGTGATGACGACAAGGGTGAACAAGGTGCGTGGAAGCTTTTTGCCACGGATAAAAAGGCAAAATATCGTGTGCTGTGGATGAGTGCTCCGATTCCAAATGACCCTTTCTGTGTTCGTCAGGATTTTTATGACCTTTATCCGAAGGCGACCCACACTTTGATGTTCACGCTCATCGATATTTTGGAATCCTTGCAAGATAAAAACACTTACTCAGAAATTTTAGGGACTCGCGACTTGATGCCTGCCACTTCTAAACAGTATGATCCTGTTAGGGAGATGGTAAAAGCACTTGAGCTTAAACCTTAAATTCATGTCAGTACTTACAGTCCGTAAGCTAAATAAGACGTTTAAAGGCGGTCTCTTTGAAAAAGAT contains these protein-coding regions:
- a CDS encoding substrate-binding domain-containing protein; the protein is MKRLILGLCTLLVFSTVQAAETNGAEANPPAITIGVIPGGNPEILREQSLALAKELQSKLSIPVNIYVSKNYEGLIEAMKTKKVDFAFFSSMTYVVAEQQAQAKVLLKKVWHNPYYFSAIITPEKSGIKKLKDLKGKRIAFVDDKSSSGYLYPRVALRKAGLKDKDFKEVAFTGNHQASIQFLEAKKVEAAAVFSDDDKGEQGAWKLFATDKKAKYRVLWMSAPIPNDPFCVRQDFYDLYPKATHTLMFTLIDILESLQDKNTYSEILGTRDLMPATSKQYDPVREMVKALELKP
- the carB gene encoding carbamoyl-phosphate synthase large subunit codes for the protein MSRKSSLKRVLIIGSGPIVIGQACEFDYSGTQACKALMKEGLEVILVNSNPATIMTDPEIATRVYVEPLKVDYLEKIIEKEKPDAVIPTLGGQTALNLALDLHAKGILQKHKVQLLGATPEVIKAGEDREIFRGLLDKIGARYPKSHLVRTFEHGMQIAEDLGYPMILRPNYTLGGGGGGIAYSPEEYKKMLVTALHESPTSEVLVEESILGWKEFELEVMRDHKGTFVVVCSIENLDPCGVHTGDSITVAPQQTLSDREYQHMRDEACKIINEVGIQTGGANIQFAVHPTTRERVVIEMNPRVSRSSALASKATGFPIAKIAALLAIGYSLDELQNDITKVTPSCYEPALDYVVTKIPRFAFEKFPGSKDSLTTQMKSVGEVMGIGRTLQESLMKALASLEKNPQGIPEVALEIGKVSYPNSQRIYHLFQAFRDGKTVAEIEDLTRINPYFLEQIDALIKFEAKIKKDFNEGNADLLLAAKRKGFTDARIAALTGKKETDVRALREKHGVLPKYQQVDTCAGEFESTTPYFYSSYWPSVSAKVDAPNAVVVIGSGPNRIGQGIEFDYSCVRGVKAFQKAGSKVVMVNSNPETVSTDYDTSDVLFFEPLTAESLSEIMRFMKPMGFVAQLGGQTPINVAPELVKAGFKLLGSSLETIDLAEDRGLFSKICRELNFEIPNSAMAGSVVEALQHEEAVGYPMICRPSYVLGGRRMEVIESRDELLSYFQRHKDYISADKPCLMDQFLAGALEVDVDLVRGQDWTVVGGVVEHIEAAGVHSGDSMGVLPPHRLKPETCERIEDLSKRLADRIGVIGHLNLQLAVKNDVVFMLEANPRSSRSVPFVAKATSIPLIDLGVAAMLGKKKKDLKLDNLKWRNTQTVSVKGVVFPFKKFPEADSLLGPEMKSTGESMGRGKNYSEALSKAFLSSNIRLPKMGQVFFSLRDKDKEGMLSLAKELQRMGYGVSATTGTATFFNDHGVNCLSLRKVDEGRPHCVDKIRSGEVAFVINTTSGRRAIEASFDIRRACTDYNIPCLTESDAAEAFVLALKNERNESSSVEALTPMEEF